The Streptomyces sp. 135 sequence TACGGCCGGGCGCTCCAGGACCCGGCGTTCCAGGCCACCGACGACTGCGGTGTGGTGCTGCGCTACCTGCCGGAGGTGCCCATCGTGGTGGTCCGCGGTGAGGAGCACAACATGAAGGTGACGCAGCCCATCGACCTCGTCCTCGCCGACAGACTCTTCCAACTGCAGTCGAGCACCGCACCGTTGCCGCTGTCCGAACACCGCTACCGGGAACAGCTGGCGGGCACGGTCACGGTCGTCTTCGGCGCCAGTTACGGCATCGGTGCCGACATCGGTGACTTCGTCGAGGGCCATGGCGGGCGGGTCTTCCGGTTCAGCCGGTCGCTGACCGGCACACATGTGGAGAACCCAGACGACGTGGCGGCCGCCCTGGCCGTCGCGTACCGGGAGGCCGGACGTATTGACCACGTGGTCAACACCGCGGGGGTGCTGCGCACGGGCGAGCTGGTGGCGACGTCGCCCGAGGCGATCGAGCAGGCGACGGCCGTCAACTACCTGGCGCCGGTGCACATCGCGCGGGCCGCCTTCCCGTATCTCGCCGAGAGCGGTGGCCAGTTGCTGCTGTACACCTCCAGCAGCTACACGCGCGGGCGGCGCGGCTACAGCCTCTATTCGTCCGCCAAGGCCGCCACCGTCAATCTGACGCAGGCGCTGGCCGAGGAGTGGGCTCCGCATTCCGTGCGGATCAACTGTGTCAACCCCGAGCGCACCCGTACCCCGATGCGCGCCAGGGCCTTCGGGGACGAACCGGTGGAGACGCTCCTGGCCTCGGAGGCGGTGGCACAGGCGTCGGTCGACGTCCTGCTGTCGGCCATGACGGGTCATGTCGTCGACGTGCGGCGCCAGGACCCGGTCGCGTCCGCGGTGCCCGAGCTCTCCTCCCCGGCGCTGGGGCGCTCGGAGCTGCCAGAGAGGCAGTCGGCATGACCCAGGAGGTGAGCGCCGCCCCGCCGGTGCAGAAGACCGGGGCCGGGGGCGCGGGAGGCGCGCACCGGGGCTTGCGGGCGATCCGGGCCGCGCTCCTCACGCGTGCCCGACGGCTGTCCCGGGCGGATCTGGTGGCAGTCGGCCTGTTGTTGTCGAGTTTCCCCCTGCTCGTGCTCAGCGCCCTGGTGCCGAGTGCGCCGGTATTCTGCGCCGTCATGCTGGTCGGCTACGGCGCGGACGGTGAACTGCACCGCCGGCGCAGCCCCGTGCTGGCGTGGCTGCGCCAGCTCCGGTTCGGCGTCTCCCTGCGCGCCGCGGCGCGTCAGCTCCTGACGGTGCTGCTGCTGGCCCGCGCGGGGTGGGGCGGCACGGGGCTGTGCGCGGCGGGGATCGTGACGTTCCTGCTGACCACCGCGGCACAGGTGCCGCTGGCGATGCTGGCCCGCCGGGTGCGACTGCGTCGCAAACTTCCCCTTGCCGTGCGCAACATCCCGCTCGCCGTTCGGATACCGGACGCTCCGCCCGCGTACGTGCGCGGCCGGGCCGCCGAGAAGTCGCTCGTCGTCGAGGCCCTGGGGGTGCTGGGGCTCGTCGCCGCGGCCGCCGGCGCCGAGGGGGCGGGCTGGACGGGTCTCGGTCTGTCCCTGGCGGCGACCGCCGCGTGGGGCGGGCTGCTGGTTTCCTGCTCGGGCGGACGGTACCGGGTCCCGTCCACGCCGGAGGCACTGGGGGCCACCGATGACTGGCTCCGGTCGTACGCGCCGGGCGTCGTCCTGTACTTCTCCGGGTCCAAGGAGTCGGCGTACCAGATCAACATGTGGCTGCGCACGCTGGAGGCCCTGGACGAGCGCCCCCTGGTGCTGCTGCGGGAACGGGCCGTGCTGAACCGACTAGCCCCCACTATCCTGCCAGTCCTCTGCGTCCCCGCGGCCACACATGTGATGAACCTGGACTTCTCCACGGTCCGTGTCGCGCTGTACGCCGCGAACACGGGCAAGAACATCCACTTCCTGCGTGTTCCCACCGCCCGGCACGTGTTCATCGGCCACGGTGACAGCGACAAGGTGGCGAGCGTCAACCCGTACACGAAGGTCTACGACGAGGTCTGGGTGGCGGGCCGGGCGGGCCGGGAGCGCTACCGGCGGGCGGACGTCGGTGTGCGCGACAGCGCGATCCACGAGGTCGGACGACCTCAACTTGCCACCCTCGACAGGACGTCCGCGACCGGCCGGGACATGCCCTCGGTGCTGTACGCCCCCACCTGGGAGGGGTGGGACGATCACCCGCAGAACACGTCGCTCATCGTGTCGGGCGAGGCCATCGTGCGGAAGCTGCTGACGAGCCCGGTGCCGGTCCGCGTCCTGTACCGGCCGCACCCCTTCACCGGGACCCGCGCCCCCGAGGCGCGCGCCGCGCACACCCGCATCGTCGCCATGATCGAGGAGGCGGCCGCGGCGCGCGCGAAGGACCGAGGAGCGACCGGCGACCATATGGCCCGTCTGGGCCGCGCATCGGCGGTGCGGGCACTCGACCGGCAGGTGGCGGCCGCCAAGGCGCCGCGCACCGGGGACGACGCCGAGCAGTCCCGGAACGCGGCCGATCTGCACCGGTCGGTGGAACGCCTGCGAAGACTCGAAGCGGCCCGGTCGGCCGCGTACTGGCAGTGCGAGGAGCCGTGGCAGCACCGGGTCATCCTGGAGGATGGCCCGGCCCTGTACGAGTGCTTCGACCAGGCGGACGCACTCGTCGCCGACATCTCCAGTGTGGTCTCCGACTTCCTGGCCACTGAGAAGCCCTACGCGGTGACCGACTGCGCGGAATCCGGCGCCGAGGAGTTCCGCGTTCGCTATCCGACCACCGGCGCCGCCACAATCCTTTCGCCGCGGGCCGACGGGCTGACGGAGTTTCTGACCCGCCTCGCGGAAGATCCCGGAGTCGGCGCGGAGCACCGGTCGCTCAGCCACTACCTCCTGGGCGACTGCGCGGACGCGCCCCGAAGGTTCGCCGCGGCGGTCGCACGGGCGGCCGCCGCGGCGGAGAAGCGCGATGTTCTGCACGGCGCGCAGGACCGTGCGCAGACCTGAAACGGCGGGACAACAGAGCGGGCCACGCCGTGGGCGCGCCGTCGCCCACGTTTCGGGCCCGGGGAGGACACCATGCAGGAACTGAGCATCGACGCGACCATCCGCATGCGCTATCTGGCGCATCCGTTGCAGTGCATCCCTTTGAAAGGCGTGTTCAGCTATCGCACCTCCGACCCGCTCGCCGTCCGGTTGGAACTGTTCAGCCGCAACCTTCCGTTGTCCACCTGGACTTTCAGCCGGGACCTCCTGATGAACGGCTTGGGAGCACGGTCCGGCGAGGGAGACGTGGAGGTCTGGCCCTCCGTCGAGGCCCAGCCCCGCACCCTGTACCTCGCGCTCAGCGGGGCCACCTCGGTCGCGGCCCGCCGCCGTGCTCTGCTGTGCTGTTCGGCGCCGGCGGCCGAGAGATTCGTGCAGAAGACCGTCGCTCTCGTGCCCCCGGGAAACGAAGAGCTGGGCCTGGAGGCCGCCCTCGCCGCCCTCCTGTCCTGAGCGGAATCCGGAACCGAAGGGGTGCACGCCGCTCCAGGCACGCCGCAGCCTCGCACGGACGGGAGTACCGACGTCGGGTGTCGTATCGGGTCAGCCAACGAAAGGCGTCAAGTCGCGCTTCATGCTCGCTCGATCAGCTTGTGTGGTCTTTGTTGGAACTCCGCCCCCGGCGGGACGGCCCGCTAGTGTCGGTGCTGGACCGCTGACGATGAGCCCAAGTCCGGCGCAGATCTGACGTGGTGGGGCGCGAGCGGGAGGTTTCCGTCGACTCCACGATCTGCCGGACCCACCAGCAGGCCGCCGGGGCCCGGAGAAGGGGGACCGCGATCCGGGCCGGTCGCGTCCGGACGGCTCGGTGGCCGAGCCGGACGACCACTCCATCGGCCGCTCGCGCGGCGAGCTGACCACGAAGATTCACCTCGCTGTCGACTCCTCCTCCACGTTCTGGCCACGGTCATCACCGCTGGCTAGCGATGCGTCGCGACGCGCTACGGCAAACTCGCCGTCCGCTACGAAGCCACCATTCAGGAGGGCACGACGGGCCGAGGAGGGAACCCCGCCTTCACCACCCGCACCACGACGATGCGGCAGCCCTTTCGCCCCGGCCGGCGCCCAACGAGCTGATGGTTGAAAACACGCCGAAGGCACTGGCGAGAACATGTCACGGAATGATGAGGACACAAGCCTTAACGTGCCGTAGTCCAACACCAACGCCGAGGATGGGAAATCGGTAGCCCCTACCGGTCCGACACGCCAAGGGGGAGCCGTTAGGGGGACGGAGCCCGAGCCATGGGTACGCGGTCTTCAAGACGTCAGAGACTCGAATACAGCACCGAGAAGCGGCGTGCGGGCCTGGGCTCTCGACCAGATCACCGATACAGGTGGTCGGTCCGAGCCTGCCATGCCCGAACTGATCACCTCCTACGGAAGGCGAGACAGTTCGGATGGAAACGGTCGGTTGGGCAACCGGTGCGGTTGCTGCGCTCGGGGGGGGTGTGTCCTGGTACTGGGGTATGTCCTCGATCAGATCCCAGCGCTTGCAGACAAGGCCGTACGGGCCATCGCAGCCGTGCGTCGGCTGCGCGACGAGTGGCTCCGGGGGTGAGCCGCCTCCCGGAGCCTCCGCACCTCGTCCAGTTAGGTGTGCAGGTTAGATCGCCGCCGTATCACGGGGCGGATCGGTCGGGCACGGGCCTGGTGCGCTGGTCGAGGCCGAGAGTTCGCAGCAGCCAGCCAACAGATTTTTTGCGCCTGCCCCACCACAAGCAACGCCGGGTTGCTGGTCCGAGATGTCCGCGGACCTGTGCCTACGGTGCGCGCGACGAGCAGAGATTTCCAACAGGACTGGGGGCGCGGGTGAGCACCACTTCGGCAGGACCGGTGAGCGCGGCCGAGCTGCGGCGGCGGGTTCGCGCTGCTGAAGCACTAAGACCGTGTCCTACGTGGTGAGGCGTCGTTGACCTCGGTATGGGACGGGGCGCGTGGAGTTGGATTGTTCCGGATGGGCTGTGGGAGATCGCGAAGCCGCTGATCCCGCCGTCGAGGGTGCGGCCGCAGGGCGGCGGAACACAGGACACGCCTGATGAAACGCTGTTCGCGGCCATCATCTACGTACTGGTCAGCGGCTGCGCCTGGCGCCAACTACCGCCTTGCTTCGGCATATCGAAGTCGACCGCCCACCGCCGGTTCCTGATCTGGTCGAGAGCCGGAGTCTGGGGGCGGCTGCACGAAGCCGTGCTGCGCCGACTCGACGACGCCGGCCTCATCGACGTCACCCGCGTCGTCCTGGACACCGCCCACGTGAGGGCTAAAAAGGGGGCGAACGCACAGGTCCGAGCCCCGTGGACCGGGGCAAGCCGGGTTCCAAGATGCACGTCCTGTCGGACGCGAACGGACTGCCCCTCCTCGTCGGCGTCTCGGCCGGCAACACCCACGACAGCGAAGGGCTGAAGCCCATGGTCGAGGGTCACCAAACGAGACATGACCCCCACCGCGGCCGGTACCTCAAGCCCCAGCGCCTCCACGCAGACAAAGCCTACGACCGCGCCGACCTGCGGAAATGGTTACGTGGCAAACGGATCGGAGTACGGATCGCGCGCAAAGGCATCGAGTCCAGCGAACGATTGGGCCGCCGCCGCTGGGTCATCGAGCGGACGATGTCCTGGCTGTCCGGCTACCGACGCCTGAGCCCTCGCTACGAACGCGATCCCCGCAACTACCTGGCCTTTCTCGGACTGGCAGCCGCCCTGTGCTGCTACAAACGACTCATCCGCCTCACCACGTAGGACACGGTCTTAGTGCCGTCAACGGTGACCGCTGACAACTATTCCCGACTAGTGGAGCACAGGGCACTACTCGTGTCGAAGCCGTCGGCTGTTCGACGGCGGCGGCCGGTTCGGCGAGCTCTGGCATGTCGCAGAACCTATCGCGAGGGGCTTTGTGCGAAAGCCGTTTTGCGAGAGGTTGTGAGAACGAAGATCAGGGATAAACCGGACGCGGTCCGGTGAGGATTTCCGACCTCTCAGAACTACTCATTTGTGCGACCGACTACGACGGTACCGCCCCTTCACCTTCTGTGCGTCAGCGTGTCACGGAGGTTATGCCCAGGCGCTCCTGCGCCGCGGCCCCGGACGACAGGTTGCGCGGGGCGGCGGGTTGCAGTGATGGCGACTCCGGCAAGGACGAGAATGCCCCCGAGAACTGCCGTGTGACTTGGTGCTGTTCGGGTGAGTGCCGTGTCGATGCCGAGGGCGGCGACGGGAACGCCGTACAGGACCAAGGAACTGGTGGAAGCCGTCGTTGCCGACAGGGTGCGGGACCAGGACCAGAAGGCAAGAACGGTGCAACCGACACCCAGCCAGACCACTGCGGCGGTGCGGTGCCAGTCGGCCGTTGCCGCTTGGGAGATGGTCGAAGGCAGGAACGGCAGAAGCGGCACGATTCCGAAGAGGCTGCCGTAGAAGGTGCATTCGGTGCCGGAGTACCGAGCGAGCAAGGGTTTTTGCACGACAAACGATGTGGCCTGAGCCGCCGCGGCCATGATGACGAGCCCCGCTCCGGCGAGCGTGCCTCCACTGTGCCCAGTGGTCACGGCGATCAGGAGTGCCCCGCACAGGGCCACAACGAGGCCGGCCACCCCTTGGGCCCCGGGGTGCTCTCCCAGGAGGAACATTCCCATGAGGGCGACGAAGACGGGAGAAGTGGAGACGAGCATGGCTGCGGTTCCCGCGTCCACGCTCTGCTCACCCGCGTAGAGCAGCAGCTGGTAGGCCGTCATGCCCGCAAGCCCGAAGGTCGCCATCCGCGTCGCGTCGGGCAGCCGCAGAACACCGATGCGCTTGCGGAGCAGGCAGGGAAGCAGGAGGAGTATCGCGATACCGATTCGCAGCATGGCGATTGCCGTCGGAGAGTATCCCGGCAGTGCGATGCCAATCGCGGGGAAGGCCGATCCCCACAGCACCGCCGTAGCGGCCATCGGCTTCCACGGGAAGGCCGACGCCGCACGTATGGCAGTCATCGTGATGTTCCGAACATTCGGCTCAACTCCGGATCATAGCTCATCAATTTGGGTTAATCGCTAAGCTATCCCTGCCGGGCCGAATAAGGGAAATAAGGGATTTCGCCTGCGTGGCAAAGTTGTACTTATGGAGCGGAGGAGTGGCGTCATGTTCGGACGAGCGCTGCAGTTGGAGATGTCGCTGGACCTCGCGGTCGTCACGCTCACCGAGCAGTTGGAACGTAGCGGGTTCACCGTCCTGGCGGGTTACGACCAGCAGGCGATGACAAGTGAGGCGGCCCCGGCGGTGTGGCTGTCTCTCTGGCACGGCAAACTGGGGTCCGAGGCAGTCCGAATATGCCCGGACGCCGCGGTGCTTGGGGTACTCACGGCCGTCGTGCGCAGGGACCACGGCACCGGGCAAACTCACGTCCGCCTACCAGATCCGGCTACTCTCCTCATGCTGTCGGACTGCCCTGCTATGAATGCCGTGTCCGAGAGCCTTACGCGCCTCATCGATCAAGCAATGGTCTCTACCCTCATGGCTGACACTCCATCGTGATTCCTGCCTTCACCGAGGAGTTCGCAGCGAGCCTGCAGCACCTTGGCCGGCGTCCGCCAGCGGACCTTGTTCATGCGGCCTGGCCGAAACCTTCGGCGGTCACGTTCCCGTCGCGGAGCTGGGTGAAGTCGACGTCCAGATTCGTCTCGTACGCCTCGGGCTGGATGCCGAGTTCATGCGTGCTGTACTCGCCGAACCGGTTGATGTGTTCGGTCAGATATG is a genomic window containing:
- a CDS encoding bifunctional cytidylyltransferase/SDR family oxidoreductase encodes the protein MKRTESSAKNVAVVLAGGTGQRIGLNVPKQLIKVAGKSILEHTLDVFEESAVIDEIIVVMHKDFIAEVRAIVERAGLAKVSVVLPGGATRNETSLRAIEFLRESLPVGHDVKVLIHDAVRPLVSTQVIAECVAALDTHEAVDVAIPTADTMIVTRDEGERGVFINDVPDRAVLQRGQTPQAFWLSTIWRAYGRALQDPAFQATDDCGVVLRYLPEVPIVVVRGEEHNMKVTQPIDLVLADRLFQLQSSTAPLPLSEHRYREQLAGTVTVVFGASYGIGADIGDFVEGHGGRVFRFSRSLTGTHVENPDDVAAALAVAYREAGRIDHVVNTAGVLRTGELVATSPEAIEQATAVNYLAPVHIARAAFPYLAESGGQLLLYTSSSYTRGRRGYSLYSSAKAATVNLTQALAEEWAPHSVRINCVNPERTRTPMRARAFGDEPVETLLASEAVAQASVDVLLSAMTGHVVDVRRQDPVASAVPELSSPALGRSELPERQSA
- a CDS encoding transposase translates to MLDEGRTIEPEDLAHISPYLTEHINRFGEYSTHELGIQPEAYETNLDVDFTQLRDGNVTAEGFGQAA
- a CDS encoding SsgA family sporulation/cell division regulator → MQELSIDATIRMRYLAHPLQCIPLKGVFSYRTSDPLAVRLELFSRNLPLSTWTFSRDLLMNGLGARSGEGDVEVWPSVEAQPRTLYLALSGATSVAARRRALLCCSAPAAERFVQKTVALVPPGNEELGLEAALAALLS
- a CDS encoding IS5 family transposase (programmed frameshift); translated protein: MGRGAWSWIVPDGLWEIAKPLIPPSRVRPQGGGTQDTPDETLFAAIIYVLVSGCAWRQLPPCFGISKSTAHRRFLIWSRAGVWGRLHEAVLRRLDDAGLIDVTRVVLDTAHVRAKKGGERTGPSPVDRGKPGSKMHVLSDANGLPLLVGVSAGNTHDSEGLKPMVEGHQTRHDPHRGRYLKPQRLHADKAYDRADLRKWLRGKRIGVRIARKGIESSERLGRRRWVIERTMSWLSGYRRLSPRYERDPRNYLAFLGLAAALCCYKRLIRLTT
- a CDS encoding DMT family transporter gives rise to the protein MTAIRAASAFPWKPMAATAVLWGSAFPAIGIALPGYSPTAIAMLRIGIAILLLLPCLLRKRIGVLRLPDATRMATFGLAGMTAYQLLLYAGEQSVDAGTAAMLVSTSPVFVALMGMFLLGEHPGAQGVAGLVVALCGALLIAVTTGHSGGTLAGAGLVIMAAAAQATSFVVQKPLLARYSGTECTFYGSLFGIVPLLPFLPSTISQAATADWHRTAAVVWLGVGCTVLAFWSWSRTLSATTASTSSLVLYGVPVAALGIDTALTRTAPSHTAVLGGILVLAGVAITATRRPAQPVVRGRGAGAPGHNLRDTLTHRR
- a CDS encoding CDP-glycerol glycerophosphotransferase family protein, producing MTQEVSAAPPVQKTGAGGAGGAHRGLRAIRAALLTRARRLSRADLVAVGLLLSSFPLLVLSALVPSAPVFCAVMLVGYGADGELHRRRSPVLAWLRQLRFGVSLRAAARQLLTVLLLARAGWGGTGLCAAGIVTFLLTTAAQVPLAMLARRVRLRRKLPLAVRNIPLAVRIPDAPPAYVRGRAAEKSLVVEALGVLGLVAAAAGAEGAGWTGLGLSLAATAAWGGLLVSCSGGRYRVPSTPEALGATDDWLRSYAPGVVLYFSGSKESAYQINMWLRTLEALDERPLVLLRERAVLNRLAPTILPVLCVPAATHVMNLDFSTVRVALYAANTGKNIHFLRVPTARHVFIGHGDSDKVASVNPYTKVYDEVWVAGRAGRERYRRADVGVRDSAIHEVGRPQLATLDRTSATGRDMPSVLYAPTWEGWDDHPQNTSLIVSGEAIVRKLLTSPVPVRVLYRPHPFTGTRAPEARAAHTRIVAMIEEAAAARAKDRGATGDHMARLGRASAVRALDRQVAAAKAPRTGDDAEQSRNAADLHRSVERLRRLEAARSAAYWQCEEPWQHRVILEDGPALYECFDQADALVADISSVVSDFLATEKPYAVTDCAESGAEEFRVRYPTTGAATILSPRADGLTEFLTRLAEDPGVGAEHRSLSHYLLGDCADAPRRFAAAVARAAAAAEKRDVLHGAQDRAQT